A single window of Podarcis raffonei isolate rPodRaf1 chromosome 9, rPodRaf1.pri, whole genome shotgun sequence DNA harbors:
- the INTU gene encoding protein inturned isoform X5, whose translation MQVKLTFETTFFESKDASQQRCKQTQSSMNNLLKVLWRDHYNDPQFSIQSIPHIIMYLSLKLDSDTSKDEQEILYQYPISEASQKMKSVRGIFLTLCDILENMTGTHIISSSMFLCGKLIHVAYWKESDNLLVIGLPAESVPLSQLRNMIADVVRTLKFMYGSLDSAFCHVGNVSRLDHFFNLFFQQALHPARLSSCTSPSSQHYDNCSALLLYNFPGVRWLCLPQEIKVEIDTALSELEAADFAELSEDYYDMRRQYTILGSCLFYKGYLISNHLPKEDLIDIALYSRHYCLLPLAAEQRIGQLVVWREVFPQHHLQPCEASSEGYEEPKARYFLLIVGLRHFMLSVLLEAGGCASKAIGNPGPDCIYVDQVKATILQLDGLDLSIDESLESPSTPLLSCVDWFLPASRDKLESLTSLSFLNKLQYTAGTPASKKVPFSDSSLRTRKPSPLRNSGMPDNDSNSPEAGSGNLNTNPVQLKGPGRLDGSNSLFTIAKKKNILPNPFNLGTLKKNLTDKEAELYNVMKLTSGPENTLFHYISLETMHGIFITPTHAEVAQLSGTIHPQLIKNFHRCCLSIRSIFQQTMTSETKKTAGNRSSDRRKANSGLHQVKEHGVLFECSPDNWTDQKKPPPTIMYWVVGRLFIDPKPREFYVCFHDSVTEVAVELAFKLSFGLAL comes from the exons ATGCAG GTGAAGCTTACCTTTGAAACAACATTCTTTGAGTCAAAAGATGCATCCCAACAAAGATGTAAGCAGACGCAATCTTCCATGAATAACCTGCTCAAAGTGTTGTGGAGAGACCATTACAATGACCCACAGTTCTCTATCCAAAGTATACCACATATTATTATGTACCTCTCACTCAAACTGGATTCTGATACATCTAAGGATGAG CAAGAAATTCTTTACCAATATCCCATATCAGAAGCTTCCCAAAAAATGAAAAGCGTAAGAGGAATATTTCTTACGCTGTGTGACATACTGGAAAACATGACAGGAACACATATAATCAG TTCATCAATGTTTTTATGTGGAAAACTGATCCATGTCGCTTACTGGAAGGAATCGGATAATCTCCTTGTAATTGGCCTTCCGGCTGAAAG TGTCCCTCTCTCTCAGCTAAGGAACATGATTGCAGATGTTGTCCGGACTTTGAAATTTATGTATGGCTCTCTGGACAG TGCTTTTTGTCACGTAGGAAATGTATCTCGGTTGGATCACTTTTTCAACCTGTTCTTCCAGCAAGCCCTGCACCCTGCCAGACTCAGCTCATGTACCAGTCCTAGTTCTCAACACTATGATAACTGCAGTGCATTGCTTTTGTACAACTTTCCAGGAGTGCGGTGGTTGTGCCTTCCACAAGAAATTAAG GTAGAAATTGATACAGCTCTGAGTGAGTTGGAGGCGGCAGACTTTGCAGAACTA tcGGAAGATTACTATGACATGAGACGACAGTATACAATTTTGGGCTCATGTCTCTTCTACAAG GGATATTTAATTAGTAATCACTTGCCAAAGGAGGATTTAATTGATATTGCATTATATAGCAGGCATTATTGCCTCTTGCCCTTGGCAGCAGAACAGCGCATTGGTCAGTTAGTAGTATGGCGTGAAGTGTTTCCACAACATCATCTTCAGCCATGTGAAGCATCTTCTGAAGGGTATGAAGAACCCAAAGCAAGATACTTTTTACTCATAGTTGGTCTG aGGCACTTTATGTTGAGTGTCTTGTTGGAAGCAGGAGGTTGTGCTTCCAAGGCCATTGGAAATCCGGGGCCAGATTGCATATATGTGGATCAGGTCAAAGCAACTATCCTTCAGTTGGATGGACTAGATCTCAGCATAGATGAGAGTTTGGAATCACCCTCCACTCCGCTGCTATCCTGTGTAGATTGGTTCCTCCCTGCATCGCGGGACAAACTGGAAAGCTTGACCAGCTTGTCTTTTCTCAACAAACTGCAGTACACAGCAGGCACTCCCGCAAGTAAAAAAGTGCCATTTAGTGATTCTTCCTTAAGGACACGTAAGCCTAGTCCCTTAAGAAATAGTGGGATGCCTGACAATGATAGCAACagccctgaagcaggaagtggGAACCTTAATACAAATCCTGTGCAACTGAAAGGTCCTGGACGACTTGATGGAAGTAATAGTCTGTTTACG ATCGCCAAAAAGAAGAATATTCTTCCAAATCCTTTTAATTTAGGAACCCTCAAAAAGAACCTTACAGATAAGGAAGCTGAACTGTATAATGTTATGAA GTTGACATCTGGTCCTGAAAACACTCTCTTCCACTATATTTCTCTTGAAACAATGCATGGAATTTTTATCACTCCAACACATGCTGAAGTCGCACAGCTGAGTGGAACTATCCATCCCCAGCTCATTAAGAATTTCCATCGCTGTTGCCTTTCCATCCGTTCCATTTTTCAACAAACTATGACAAGTGAA ACTAAAAAGACTGCAGGTAATAGAAGTTCAGACCGCAGAAAAGCAAATTCTGGCCTACATCAAGTGAAAGAACATGGGGTGTTGTTTGAATGTTCTCCTGACAACTGGACGGACCAAAAGAAACCTCCACCAACTATAATGTACTGGGTTGTGGG gaGACTCTTCATAGATCCCAAGCCTCGGGAGTTTTATGTCTGTTTTCATGACTCAGTTACAGAGGTTGCTGTTGAACTGGCTTTTAAGCTATCTTTTGGCTTAGCTCTGTAA